The Haloplanus salinarum genome includes a region encoding these proteins:
- a CDS encoding NAD(P)/FAD-dependent oxidoreductase — MAVDQQAYEVVVVGGGPAGLSTALYSVRLGHETALVDRGGGRAAMMKDVHNLVGTTEETSGMELLQIGKEQLEEYGCTVLSDRIGSAGRTDDDRFRLCGTDVDYVADAVALATGMNDVRPDPPLPRTGRGLHYCLHCDAHMFADESVYVMGYGESAAHVAAILLNFTDEVDLLTRGDEPAWSDDTDEMLDTHPIDVIHEDVTGVQNGSDGWLKALEFEGGAVREYKGGFALYGADYNSGLATDLGCELNDDGTVEVDDHGRTSVDGVYAIGDLTPGHNQVPIALGDGAKAGISIHWTLRDFPRDPDLVEEQGPVRSDEVPGMPDELLEQATEFHTYD; from the coding sequence ATGGCTGTAGACCAGCAAGCGTACGAAGTCGTCGTCGTCGGTGGCGGACCAGCGGGGCTGTCGACGGCACTGTACAGCGTGCGACTTGGGCACGAAACAGCACTCGTCGACCGTGGCGGGGGCCGGGCAGCGATGATGAAAGACGTTCACAACCTCGTCGGAACGACCGAAGAGACGAGCGGGATGGAGCTCCTGCAGATCGGGAAGGAGCAACTGGAGGAGTACGGCTGTACGGTACTCTCGGATCGAATCGGATCGGCCGGCCGGACTGACGACGACCGGTTCCGCCTGTGCGGCACCGACGTGGACTACGTGGCCGACGCGGTCGCGCTGGCGACGGGCATGAACGACGTGCGACCGGACCCGCCGCTCCCTCGAACCGGTCGCGGGCTCCACTACTGCCTCCACTGTGACGCACACATGTTCGCGGACGAGTCCGTGTACGTGATGGGGTACGGCGAGAGCGCGGCCCACGTCGCTGCAATCCTGCTCAACTTCACCGACGAGGTCGACCTACTGACTCGGGGTGACGAGCCAGCGTGGAGCGACGACACCGACGAGATGCTCGACACACATCCGATCGACGTGATCCACGAGGACGTGACCGGTGTCCAGAACGGGAGCGACGGATGGCTGAAGGCGCTGGAATTCGAAGGGGGAGCCGTCCGCGAGTACAAGGGTGGCTTCGCGCTGTACGGCGCCGACTACAACAGCGGGCTCGCGACCGACCTCGGCTGTGAACTGAACGACGACGGGACCGTGGAGGTAGACGACCACGGGCGAACGAGTGTCGACGGCGTCTACGCGATCGGCGATCTCACACCCGGGCACAACCAGGTGCCGATCGCGCTAGGAGACGGCGCGAAAGCGGGGATTTCGATCCACTGGACGTTGCGGGATTTCCCGCGAGATCCCGACCTCGTCGAGGAACAGGGGCCCGTTCGAAGCGACGAAGTGCCCGGGATGCCGGACGAACTCCTCGAACAGGCCACCGAGTTCCACACGTACGATTAG
- a CDS encoding carboxymuconolactone decarboxylase family protein: protein MSRLPLLELDEIPEEYHYLFTDDYLGDRHIFRVWAHNPEILQATLEYLNTLYEQLGQRRKELVILTVARARGARYEWHQHVDIARDKGVTIEEMRAIGGNDLSPFDDAEFVLLQYARAVESGNVTGPIHDALERHYSSAEIVAIGLLVDFYVGLCNYIASVDLPFEGGEFVGWHPDPDTVAELFDDA, encoded by the coding sequence ATGTCACGACTACCACTACTCGAACTGGACGAGATTCCGGAAGAGTACCATTACCTGTTCACGGACGATTACCTCGGTGACCGCCACATCTTCCGGGTGTGGGCGCACAACCCCGAAATTCTCCAGGCGACGCTCGAGTATCTGAACACGCTGTACGAACAGCTCGGTCAGCGTCGCAAGGAACTGGTCATCCTCACCGTGGCGCGAGCACGCGGCGCCCGATACGAGTGGCACCAGCACGTCGACATCGCCCGCGACAAGGGCGTTACCATCGAGGAGATGCGAGCGATCGGGGGCAACGACCTCTCGCCGTTCGACGACGCGGAGTTCGTCCTGCTCCAGTACGCCCGCGCAGTCGAATCGGGGAACGTGACCGGCCCCATCCACGACGCGCTGGAACGACACTACTCGTCGGCGGAGATCGTCGCGATCGGCCTCCTCGTCGACTTCTACGTCGGCCTGTGCAACTACATTGCGTCCGTCGATCTGCCCTTCGAAGGCGGCGAGTTCGTCGGCTGGCATCCCGATCCTGACACCGTGGCGGAGTTATTCGATGACGCGTGA
- a CDS encoding sulfite exporter TauE/SafE family protein, giving the protein MDDRAVGAGHLVAVLGVGVPLVALGTLDVGTAGSLLASLPFPAGFPVDQFLAHWWVFPASILFSMIALSSGVSGALFFSPFFILVVGLSPAQAIGAGLMTEVFGMGNGLLNYVRQRVVDYATAKWLLLGAVPSVVVGALAAHYVPTTLLTLAFGVGLLGLGAFLGLHDPPEECVPGEEENEFLERKNAGRGTTVVEAADGATFTYDTCWRLPGVMLATVGGFVTGLISAGLPEITTTQLIVRCRLPPRVAIATSVFVLAIAALAGAIVHALAATPVWYVVAWSIPGVLIGGTVGTRIGKYLPSDLMERALGVVFVGVGLIVLASELLA; this is encoded by the coding sequence ATGGATGATCGCGCCGTCGGTGCTGGGCACCTCGTCGCTGTACTCGGAGTGGGGGTTCCGCTCGTCGCGCTTGGAACACTCGATGTCGGGACGGCTGGATCGCTACTCGCGAGTCTCCCGTTTCCCGCCGGGTTTCCCGTCGATCAGTTCCTCGCGCACTGGTGGGTGTTCCCGGCATCGATCCTCTTTTCGATGATCGCGCTCTCCTCGGGCGTCTCGGGTGCCCTCTTTTTCAGCCCCTTCTTCATTCTCGTCGTCGGCCTGTCGCCGGCGCAGGCCATCGGTGCCGGGCTCATGACCGAGGTGTTCGGCATGGGGAACGGCCTCCTGAACTACGTCCGGCAGCGCGTCGTCGACTACGCGACGGCGAAGTGGCTTCTCCTCGGTGCCGTCCCGTCCGTCGTCGTTGGCGCACTCGCCGCGCACTACGTTCCGACGACGCTCCTGACGCTCGCATTCGGCGTCGGCCTCCTCGGACTCGGGGCCTTCCTCGGCCTCCACGACCCGCCGGAAGAGTGCGTTCCCGGCGAGGAAGAAAACGAGTTCCTCGAACGAAAGAACGCGGGCCGGGGTACGACGGTCGTCGAGGCGGCCGATGGCGCGACCTTCACTTACGATACCTGCTGGCGACTGCCCGGAGTCATGCTGGCCACCGTCGGCGGGTTCGTCACGGGCCTCATCAGCGCCGGGCTTCCCGAGATCACGACGACACAACTCATCGTCCGGTGTCGACTTCCCCCTCGCGTGGCGATCGCGACGAGCGTGTTCGTCCTCGCTATCGCTGCGCTGGCCGGGGCTATCGTTCACGCACTCGCGGCGACGCCGGTCTGGTACGTCGTTGCGTGGTCGATCCCCGGCGTCCTCATCGGCGGGACGGTTGGAACCCGGATCGGAAAGTACCTTCCCAGCGACCTCATGGAGCGGGCACTCGGGGTGGTGTTCGTCGGCGTCGGTCTGATCGTCCTCGCGAGCGAACTGCTCGCGTGA
- a CDS encoding glutaredoxin family protein, producing MSRLELYDRQDCPYSKKVRDKLEELGVDYDETVVPDKHTDRDEVHERTGQRGVPVLFDPSLDDGWLADSDAIVTHLERTYG from the coding sequence ATGAGCCGTCTGGAACTGTACGACAGGCAGGACTGTCCGTATTCGAAGAAGGTGCGGGACAAACTCGAGGAACTGGGCGTCGACTACGACGAGACGGTGGTGCCGGACAAGCACACCGACCGCGACGAGGTTCACGAACGCACCGGACAACGGGGCGTTCCGGTGCTGTTCGATCCGTCGCTCGACGACGGCTGGCTCGCCGACAGCGACGCCATCGTGACCCACCTCGAACGCACCTACGGCTGA
- a CDS encoding methyl-accepting chemotaxis protein: MSSTTRSERDRSGLSTLVPDDPEQRQAFVTEVLSGELQREGRASEALLDSAVTQYLTSVLADGTDRTRREFAQYCVEHDVRSETLSKLLVAIQSQLIERGERLQSVDAVELRRLTSRDIAAISAACAEASSAGSDRGDAAVIDEVHSQVADVTDRSAEIASLTEQQASNMDDLSGEVGDISAAVEEIAASVDEIDTQSDDAAALAEEGCARASELSERIEEIHTRATGVREAVGTLADHTEDIGEFVDTIDDIADQTNLLALNASIEAARVDEGEGFAVVADEVKSLAEESQEEAARIRALVETIDGAVDGVVDDIESVHEQTEAGREEAARAVETFEAIDEVNGQLSESMADVATATDQQARSTEELAMMADEANRKTEMILDEVEGIDDSNRELLDLLESSADE, from the coding sequence ATGAGTTCCACGACTCGTTCCGAACGCGACCGCTCGGGCCTGTCGACGCTCGTCCCCGACGATCCGGAGCAACGGCAGGCGTTCGTCACCGAGGTACTGTCCGGGGAACTACAGCGCGAGGGTCGTGCATCCGAAGCTCTCCTCGACTCCGCCGTGACCCAGTATCTCACGTCGGTTCTCGCCGACGGGACCGACCGAACGCGACGGGAGTTCGCCCAGTACTGTGTCGAACACGACGTCCGATCCGAGACGCTCTCGAAGCTACTGGTGGCGATACAGTCTCAGCTGATCGAACGCGGGGAACGACTCCAGTCGGTCGACGCGGTCGAGCTTCGGCGACTAACGAGCCGCGACATCGCTGCGATCAGTGCGGCGTGTGCCGAGGCGAGCAGCGCCGGGTCGGATCGCGGGGATGCCGCAGTGATCGACGAGGTTCACTCGCAGGTGGCGGACGTAACCGACCGATCCGCGGAGATCGCGTCCCTCACGGAACAGCAGGCGTCGAACATGGACGACCTGAGTGGAGAGGTCGGAGACATCAGCGCGGCCGTCGAGGAAATCGCCGCCTCCGTGGACGAAATCGACACCCAGAGCGACGACGCGGCCGCCCTCGCCGAGGAGGGCTGTGCCAGAGCGAGCGAACTCAGCGAACGGATCGAAGAGATTCATACGCGAGCGACGGGCGTTCGCGAGGCTGTGGGAACGCTCGCCGATCACACCGAGGACATCGGCGAGTTCGTGGATACGATCGATGACATCGCGGATCAGACGAACCTGCTGGCGCTCAACGCCTCGATCGAAGCGGCACGCGTCGACGAGGGTGAGGGATTCGCTGTCGTTGCGGACGAGGTGAAATCACTCGCCGAGGAGAGTCAGGAGGAGGCGGCACGCATTCGAGCGTTGGTCGAGACGATCGACGGCGCCGTCGATGGGGTCGTCGACGACATCGAGAGCGTCCACGAACAGACCGAAGCCGGGCGTGAGGAGGCGGCTCGAGCCGTCGAGACGTTCGAAGCGATTGACGAGGTCAACGGCCAACTATCGGAGAGTATGGCGGACGTGGCGACGGCGACGGATCAACAGGCCCGAAGCACCGAGGAACTCGCCATGATGGCCGACGAGGCCAATCGGAAGACGGAGATGATACTCGACGAAGTCGAGGGGATCGACGACAGCAATCGCGAGCTACTGGACCTGCTCGAATCGTCGGCGGACGAGTGA
- a CDS encoding SDR family oxidoreductase: MSTDEFDLREPELTAADLLVLDDEHFAPETVAIVTGAASGIGRATAVALAANGLTVVGADIDEDGLDGTVELADDVDAPGTVHPVPTDLTDEDAVEAMVDAAAEAGDLRYVANVAGMQHIASIPDFPMAKYDLLLDIMLRAPFLTAKLAMPHIRATDDGVGAIGNMSSVHGHYATQDKPAYITAKHGLTGLTRAIAAEGEGTLRGFSVSVGYVLTPLMVNQIEDTAAERGISEQEVVEDVMLGQARTKEMMTPAEVANLFVFGFSSHGKHLNGGDMLHDGGYTTTYE; this comes from the coding sequence ATGTCCACCGACGAATTCGACCTCCGTGAACCGGAGTTGACCGCTGCCGACCTGCTCGTCCTCGACGACGAGCATTTCGCCCCCGAGACGGTCGCCATCGTCACTGGCGCGGCCTCGGGAATCGGTCGTGCAACGGCTGTCGCGCTCGCGGCGAACGGTCTCACGGTCGTCGGGGCCGACATCGACGAGGACGGCCTCGACGGTACCGTCGAACTCGCCGACGACGTGGATGCCCCCGGAACCGTCCATCCCGTCCCGACCGATCTCACGGACGAGGACGCGGTCGAGGCGATGGTCGACGCTGCAGCCGAAGCTGGCGACCTCCGGTACGTCGCCAACGTGGCCGGGATGCAACACATCGCCTCCATCCCCGACTTCCCGATGGCAAAGTACGACCTCCTGCTCGATATCATGCTCCGCGCGCCGTTCCTCACTGCGAAGCTCGCGATGCCGCACATCCGGGCGACCGACGATGGCGTCGGCGCAATCGGCAACATGTCCTCGGTCCACGGTCACTACGCGACGCAAGACAAACCCGCGTACATCACGGCGAAACACGGGCTGACCGGTCTGACACGCGCCATCGCCGCGGAGGGTGAGGGCACCTTGCGGGGCTTCTCGGTCAGCGTCGGCTACGTGTTGACGCCGCTGATGGTGAACCAGATCGAGGACACGGCCGCCGAGCGGGGTATCTCCGAGCAGGAAGTCGTCGAGGACGTGATGCTCGGACAGGCACGGACGAAGGAGATGATGACACCCGCCGAAGTGGCGAACCTCTTCGTCTTCGGCTTCTCCAGCCACGGCAAACACCTCAACGGCGGCGACATGCTCCACGACGGCGGCTACACCACGACCTATGAGTGA
- a CDS encoding patatin-like phospholipase family protein, with product MSDSTNVAIACQGGGSHTAFTAGVLKELLREWDDEYELVGISGTSGGAFNALATWYGLVTADAERSIELLDALWEDLAANSPSDRVTNEWVVGLSRIESSGLPFPQISPYQNPGSNLGKRRIERVLRTHIDFDEIPALCRRDVPELVVGTVNVNAGTFETFTNEDVTPEAVLASAAVPNLFEAVKINGHYHWDGLFSQNPPIDDLMTVEASSKPDELWVIQINPQVREGEPSSLEEIADRRNELSGNISLNQELRVIERVNDWIDQGYLPESEFKRTEIHRIEMGEAYHCSTKVDRRPSFIRELMEQGERRGAEFREER from the coding sequence ATGAGTGACTCCACGAACGTCGCCATCGCCTGTCAGGGCGGTGGGAGTCACACGGCCTTCACCGCCGGCGTGCTGAAGGAACTGCTCCGCGAGTGGGACGACGAGTACGAACTGGTCGGGATCAGCGGCACCTCCGGTGGCGCGTTCAACGCGCTCGCGACGTGGTACGGGCTCGTCACCGCCGACGCCGAGCGGTCGATCGAACTCCTCGACGCGCTCTGGGAGGATCTCGCGGCGAACTCCCCGTCGGACCGGGTCACGAACGAGTGGGTGGTCGGCCTCTCGCGGATCGAGAGCAGCGGCCTGCCCTTCCCGCAGATCAGCCCGTACCAGAATCCCGGCTCGAATCTCGGGAAACGACGCATCGAGCGCGTCCTTCGAACACACATCGATTTCGACGAGATTCCTGCGCTCTGTCGGCGTGACGTTCCGGAACTCGTCGTCGGGACGGTCAACGTCAACGCAGGCACGTTCGAGACGTTCACCAACGAGGACGTGACGCCGGAGGCCGTCCTCGCCTCCGCCGCTGTGCCGAATCTGTTCGAGGCCGTCAAGATCAACGGCCACTACCACTGGGATGGACTGTTCTCGCAGAACCCGCCAATCGACGACCTGATGACCGTCGAGGCGTCCAGCAAACCGGACGAGTTGTGGGTGATCCAGATCAACCCGCAGGTGCGCGAGGGCGAACCGTCCTCGCTCGAGGAGATCGCCGACCGCCGCAACGAACTCTCGGGCAACATCTCGCTGAACCAGGAGCTTCGGGTGATCGAGCGAGTGAACGACTGGATCGATCAGGGATACCTGCCCGAGAGCGAGTTCAAACGGACGGAGATTCATCGGATCGAGATGGGCGAGGCGTACCACTGTTCGACCAAAGTCGACCGACGTCCGTCGTTCATCCGGGAACTGATGGAACAGGGTGAACGGCGGGGGGCCGAGTTCAGGGAGGAGCGGTGA
- a CDS encoding HTH domain-containing protein yields the protein MDRSGPVRVVVWMRDAPPPDGPRSRVLDRLRELEADGAVDDVSVRVWGRYVDPPSDAPASEEGPIQTRIAEFEAWADREGHSLEPAFGRCERSTMVSAERREVIRLPLQCLAVYAGDRLVGVFPCSTGSGTETVADCIRRLGTEAIVDDE from the coding sequence ATGGACCGGTCCGGTCCCGTCCGCGTCGTGGTCTGGATGCGAGACGCGCCGCCGCCGGACGGTCCTCGTTCGAGGGTGCTCGACCGGCTCCGTGAACTGGAAGCCGACGGCGCCGTCGACGACGTGTCGGTTCGCGTCTGGGGACGGTACGTCGATCCGCCTTCCGACGCTCCCGCAAGCGAGGAGGGGCCGATCCAGACCCGAATCGCCGAGTTCGAGGCGTGGGCCGACCGCGAAGGCCACTCCCTCGAACCGGCCTTCGGGCGGTGTGAACGGTCGACGATGGTCTCGGCGGAGCGACGGGAGGTGATTCGCCTCCCGCTCCAGTGTCTGGCGGTCTACGCCGGCGACCGACTCGTCGGCGTGTTCCCGTGTTCGACTGGCAGTGGCACCGAGACCGTGGCTGACTGCATTCGGCGCCTCGGAACAGAGGCTATCGTCGACGACGAGTAG
- a CDS encoding dihydrolipoyl dehydrogenase family protein, with the protein MSDFDVLVIGGGTGNNVASAAADAGLDTALVEPGPLGGTCLNHGCNPSKMLIQAANAVEHVHEAERFHVDATLDDVDHAAVVDEMDDLLGGIAADMEARYRERPNLTLFDEYTEFVDERTVALGGESVTADKVVVATGSRPVVPPIDGLDDIAYLTSQDALYRRDLPDSLVIMGGGYIAVELGYVFETMGTDVSIVEMNDRLVHREDGDVADLFTELASARHDVYTGHRVTAVEASGDGYAVHAETEAGDELTVDGSEVLVALGRRPNSDSLNLDAAGIEVDDRGFVETNEYLETSADNVWAQGDVAGNALFKHSGDYETRHTVANVVHDERRALDLSAMPHTIFTEPQIAGVGKTEAELDGREYVVGRADYADSAMGRAKKLDDGFVKVLAATDGTILGAHAIGYEASTLLHEAVVAMRHGLTVEDVGETIHAHPTLSKVVEAAFRDAAN; encoded by the coding sequence ATGAGTGATTTCGACGTGCTCGTCATCGGCGGAGGAACCGGAAACAACGTCGCCTCGGCGGCGGCAGACGCGGGACTCGACACGGCGCTCGTCGAACCGGGACCGCTCGGCGGGACCTGTCTCAACCACGGGTGCAACCCCTCGAAGATGTTGATTCAGGCCGCGAACGCCGTCGAACACGTCCACGAGGCCGAGCGCTTCCACGTCGACGCCACGCTCGACGACGTGGATCACGCGGCCGTCGTCGACGAGATGGACGACCTGCTGGGCGGCATCGCTGCCGACATGGAGGCACGGTACCGCGAGCGGCCCAACCTGACGCTGTTCGACGAGTACACCGAGTTCGTCGACGAACGGACGGTGGCACTCGGCGGCGAATCCGTCACCGCCGACAAGGTCGTCGTCGCGACGGGGAGTCGCCCGGTCGTCCCACCCATCGACGGTCTCGACGACATCGCGTACCTCACGAGCCAAGACGCGCTCTACCGGCGCGACCTCCCGGACAGTCTCGTCATCATGGGCGGTGGCTACATCGCCGTCGAACTGGGGTACGTGTTCGAGACGATGGGCACCGACGTGTCCATCGTCGAAATGAACGACCGGCTGGTCCACCGGGAGGACGGCGACGTGGCGGACCTGTTCACGGAACTCGCGTCCGCCCGCCACGACGTGTACACTGGGCATCGTGTCACGGCCGTCGAGGCGTCGGGCGACGGCTACGCCGTCCACGCCGAAACCGAGGCCGGTGACGAACTGACCGTCGACGGGAGCGAAGTACTCGTCGCGCTCGGTCGACGACCGAACTCCGACTCGCTGAACCTCGACGCCGCCGGCATCGAGGTCGACGACCGCGGATTCGTCGAGACGAACGAGTACCTCGAGACGAGCGCGGACAACGTCTGGGCACAGGGCGACGTGGCTGGAAACGCGCTGTTCAAACACTCCGGTGACTACGAGACGCGTCACACGGTGGCGAACGTCGTCCACGATGAGCGTCGGGCGCTCGACCTCTCTGCGATGCCACACACCATCTTCACCGAGCCACAGATCGCCGGCGTCGGGAAGACCGAGGCGGAACTCGACGGTCGGGAGTACGTCGTCGGCCGGGCGGACTACGCCGACTCTGCGATGGGTCGCGCGAAGAAACTCGACGACGGCTTCGTGAAAGTGCTCGCGGCGACCGACGGGACTATCCTCGGCGCGCACGCCATCGGCTACGAGGCGTCGACCTTGCTGCACGAGGCCGTCGTCGCGATGCGACACGGCCTCACCGTCGAGGACGTCGGCGAGACCATCCACGCCCACCCGACGCTGAGCAAGGTCGTCGAAGCGGCGTTCAGAGACGCAGCGAACTGA
- a CDS encoding helix-turn-helix domain-containing protein, translated as MSEHDTNEPTEAVQYDPSSSRYDVFECPDCDNVVLALGRDDPPMSCHGESMQRVTDCDITVKPPDVRQVLLDAFGLPKAGLDICLCVIGEGPLSANEVAESLGYDRSTVTRYLNKLVDIGLLRRSELNREEGGVVNVYHSVDLERMRRETLIGFYIWAGEAAALIEEANVTKQDYMAENPDRELPDVFWESFPDD; from the coding sequence ATGTCTGAACACGACACGAACGAGCCGACCGAGGCGGTTCAGTACGATCCGTCATCCAGCAGGTACGACGTCTTCGAGTGTCCCGACTGTGACAACGTGGTTCTCGCGCTCGGCCGCGACGACCCACCGATGTCCTGTCACGGGGAGTCGATGCAACGCGTGACCGACTGCGATATCACCGTCAAACCACCCGACGTCAGACAGGTCCTCCTCGACGCGTTCGGCCTCCCCAAAGCCGGCCTCGACATCTGTCTCTGTGTCATCGGTGAGGGTCCACTCTCGGCGAACGAAGTCGCCGAATCGCTGGGCTACGACCGGAGCACGGTGACGCGGTACCTGAACAAACTCGTCGACATCGGTCTGCTTCGCCGATCCGAACTGAACCGTGAGGAGGGCGGCGTGGTCAACGTCTATCACTCGGTCGACCTAGAGCGGATGCGCCGCGAGACGCTGATCGGCTTCTACATCTGGGCCGGGGAGGCGGCCGCACTCATCGAGGAAGCCAACGTGACGAAACAGGACTACATGGCCGAGAATCCGGACCGCGAACTCCCGGACGTGTTCTGGGAATCGTTCCCCGACGACTGA
- a CDS encoding MFS transporter, protein MVSRKHRVLLVIALAELLAMSLWFSATAAAPELAAEWGLTDGETAWLTIAVQLGFVAGALLSSALTLADVIRPRYLFAASAVAGAVFTAAIAGFVTSAVPAIGLRFLTGVALAGVYPTGMKILAGWFEEGRGFAIGMLVGALTVGSALPHLLRAVGGVGQPRVVLYGAAGLSVLGGLLVLLVEPGPHQAPAAPFDPSAIGRILRDRGTMLANGGYFGHMWELYAVWTWIPAYLIASIAANGGISDSSSLASLLAFGTIAIGGVGAVVAGSAADRFGRTGTTSASMAISGVACIAAGFVFGSSLLVLVPFVLVWGFVIVADSAQFSAAVSELAEGSYVGTALTLQTAIGFLLTTVSIQMIPMIVDLVGWRWAFAPLALGPILGTLSMQRLRKLPEATKLAGGRG, encoded by the coding sequence ATGGTATCCCGAAAACACCGAGTGCTGTTAGTGATCGCGCTGGCCGAACTCCTCGCCATGTCTCTCTGGTTCAGCGCGACCGCTGCGGCGCCGGAGTTGGCGGCCGAGTGGGGGCTCACCGACGGCGAGACGGCGTGGTTGACTATCGCAGTGCAGTTGGGCTTCGTCGCCGGTGCGCTCCTCTCCTCGGCCCTCACGCTCGCGGACGTGATCCGACCCCGCTACCTATTTGCGGCGTCGGCCGTCGCCGGCGCAGTGTTCACGGCCGCAATCGCTGGATTCGTCACGTCGGCCGTGCCGGCCATAGGTCTCCGATTTTTGACCGGCGTCGCCCTGGCCGGGGTTTACCCCACCGGGATGAAGATTCTCGCCGGCTGGTTCGAGGAGGGCCGCGGATTCGCAATCGGCATGCTGGTCGGCGCGCTGACCGTCGGCTCGGCGCTTCCGCACCTGCTCCGTGCCGTCGGCGGCGTCGGACAACCTCGGGTCGTGCTGTACGGGGCCGCGGGCCTGTCTGTACTCGGTGGGCTGTTGGTCCTCCTCGTCGAACCGGGACCGCATCAGGCACCGGCGGCACCGTTCGATCCGAGCGCGATCGGTCGCATCCTCCGGGACCGGGGAACGATGCTGGCCAACGGTGGGTACTTCGGGCACATGTGGGAGCTCTACGCCGTCTGGACGTGGATCCCCGCCTACCTGATCGCGAGCATCGCGGCGAACGGCGGGATCAGTGACTCGTCGAGTCTCGCCTCCCTCTTGGCGTTCGGGACCATCGCCATCGGTGGTGTCGGCGCCGTCGTCGCCGGCTCGGCGGCCGATCGGTTCGGTCGAACGGGGACGACGAGCGCGAGCATGGCCATCAGCGGCGTCGCCTGTATCGCCGCGGGATTCGTCTTCGGGTCGTCGTTGCTCGTTCTCGTCCCCTTCGTCCTCGTGTGGGGATTCGTCATCGTCGCCGATTCGGCCCAGTTTTCGGCGGCCGTCTCCGAACTCGCCGAAGGGTCCTACGTCGGGACGGCGCTGACGCTCCAGACGGCCATCGGGTTCCTCCTGACGACCGTGTCGATCCAGATGATCCCGATGATCGTGGATCTGGTCGGCTGGCGCTGGGCGTTCGCGCCGCTGGCTCTCGGCCCGATTCTCGGCACGCTGTCGATGCAGCGGCTCCGGAAACTCCCCGAGGCGACGAAGCTCGCCGGCGGTCGCGGATAG
- a CDS encoding NAD(P)H-hydrate epimerase — translation MTTDAFVTATGTHVPAVTAETMRNVDRVAVEGVGLQLLQMMENAGRTLAHRVAATGEEPAVVVAGNGGNGGGGLACARHLHNHDVRVAVVLDRDPDSLSGAAAQQYRILDATDIPVKIGVEELAAFDRIGVVVDALVGYGLDGPLRDPARSLVEETNRRGSRVVSLDVPSGIDATTGETLGAAVHPETTVTLALPKTGLRTCPGQLVLADIGIPRVVYDRLDIAYDDPFGREWWIELATGD, via the coding sequence ATGACCACTGACGCGTTCGTGACGGCGACGGGGACGCACGTTCCGGCCGTGACGGCGGAGACGATGCGCAATGTCGACCGGGTTGCCGTCGAGGGCGTGGGACTACAGTTACTCCAGATGATGGAGAACGCGGGCCGAACGCTGGCCCATCGAGTCGCTGCGACAGGTGAGGAGCCGGCCGTGGTCGTGGCCGGAAACGGCGGCAACGGCGGTGGCGGGTTGGCGTGTGCTCGACACCTCCACAACCACGACGTTCGAGTGGCTGTCGTCCTCGACCGCGACCCCGACTCGTTATCCGGAGCCGCGGCACAGCAGTATCGGATTCTCGACGCCACGGATATCCCGGTCAAGATCGGAGTCGAGGAACTGGCGGCGTTCGATCGGATCGGCGTCGTCGTCGACGCGCTCGTCGGTTACGGCCTCGACGGCCCGCTCCGCGATCCGGCACGAAGCCTCGTCGAGGAAACGAACCGACGCGGATCGAGAGTCGTCTCCCTCGACGTACCCTCCGGTATCGACGCCACGACCGGAGAGACACTCGGGGCAGCCGTCCACCCGGAGACGACGGTCACGCTCGCGTTACCGAAGACGGGACTCCGAACCTGTCCGGGACAGCTCGTTCTCGCCGACATCGGCATTCCGCGGGTCGTGTACGACCGCCTCGACATCGCGTACGACGACCCGTTCGGCCGAGAGTGGTGGATCGAACTGGCGACTGGAGACTGA